From the Hylaeus volcanicus isolate JK05 chromosome 4, UHH_iyHylVolc1.0_haploid, whole genome shotgun sequence genome, one window contains:
- the LOC128875276 gene encoding aminopeptidase N — protein MTQSREVLAMMDAHTTTFGRKRGCTISPCGGFLLGAAFLISLVVTGLLVYHFGSCLQEIHTKPCNDLMNSEFESRGMLSPNLFNKKKLDVRLPRSIVPDSYELRLTPFIWEGNFTFNGEVKILVNVTENTRNVTLHAVNMDIDESFTNIREYTASNDKASRAIGIVEQMNDTEREFHVIKTSDTLKGGKQYVVHLKFVGYLTDRLEGFYRSSYTVGNQTRWIAATQFQATDARRAFPCFDEPALKARFQISIARPKNMTSISNMPRKGEPMPVPGLPSYVWDHYDRSVPMSTYLVAFIVSDFEMLKTESGNFRVWARSEAIDQANYCLKIGPKILEYYEDYFKIKFPLPKIDNVALPDFSAGAMENWGLITYRETAMLYQDGVSTNSNQQRVATVVAHEFAHQWFGNLVTPSWWTDLWLNEGFASYVEYIGMNQVEPTWKVLEQFVVHDLQSVLGLDALESSHPISIQVDNPDEISEIFDRISYEKGASIIRMMDHFLTTDVFKQGLTNYLNGKAYQSAEQNDLWDALTKQAHKDKVLDPAVTIKEIMDTWTLQTGFPVVTVTRNYKNGSVTLMQERFLLRNGTMTTTSEAEPLWWVPITYTTESELDFNKTQPSEWMKATKTITMSNLNLNPTQWVIFNVLETGYYRINYDRTNWQMIIHQLNKDSFRDISTINRAQLIDDALNLARAGRLDYATALDVTSYLAHETEYLPWKAAFTAMHYLDDMLIQMPGYDKFRVYVLKLLDNVYKQVGFKDNPGDPQLTVFTRIDVLTWACNFGHEDCVQNAMKQFHNWRNTPNPNKNNPISPNLKTVVYCTAIRVGGQTEWDFAWQRYLETNVGSEKDLLLNALGCSRDIWLLSRYLDWTITGNSGIRKQDVTRVVSSVANNNIGHSLTFNFLRNKWSRLKEYFGSSSLTITNIVKSATRGINTRCELKDLLDFTTEHKNELSSAARTVHQAIEQSQANIRWTEVNHVTIKNWLKRNTA, from the exons ATGACCCAGTCCCGCGAAGTTTTGGCAATGATGGACGCGCACACGACAACGTTTGGACGCAAGAGAGGATGCACGATTTCTCCTTGCGGCGGTTTCCTCTTGGGCGCAGCTTTCCTGATATCGTTGGTAGTGACGGGACTTCTCGTCTATCATTTCGGCTCATGTCTCCAGGAAATCCACACGAAGCCGTGCAACGATCTCATGAACTCGGAATTCGAATCCCGCGGTATGCTGTCCCCGAACCTGTTCAACAAGAAGAAACTCGACGTCAGATTACCGAGATCCATCGTGCCAGACTCTTACGAGCTGAGGTTGACACCCTTTATATGGGAGGGAAACTTCACTTTCAATGGCGAG GTGAAGATACTTGTAAACGTCACCGAGAACACGAGAAACGTGACGCTTCACGCGGTCAACATGGACATCGACGAAAGTTTCACGAACATCAGGGAGTACACAGCGTCGAACGACAAGGCATCCAGAGCAATTGGAATCGTAGAACAGATGAACGACACCGAACGGGAGTTTCACGTGATTAAAACGTCGGACACGTTGAAGGGAGGCAAGCAATACGTAGTGCATCTCAAGTTTGTTGGCTATTTGACCGACCGACTGGAAGGTTTCTATAGGAGCTCGTACACCGTTGGCAATCAGACAAG ATGGATCGCGGCGACACAATTCCAGGCGACGGACGCGCGACGCGCTTTTCCGTGCTTCGACGAGCCAGCCCTGAAAGCCAGATTCCAGATCAGCATCGCACGACCCAAGAACATGACGTCCATCTCGAATATGCCTAGAAAGGGGGAGCCTATGCCAGT GCCTGGTTTGCCTTCGTACGTGTGGGACCACTACGATCGCTCGGTACCGATGTCTACCTATTTGGTGGCATTCATAGTTTCGGACTTTGAGATGCTGAAAACGGAATCTGGGAACTTCAGAGTCTGGGCACGCAGCGAAGCGATTGACCAAGCGAACTATTGTTTGAAGATTGGTCCGAAGATTCTCGAGTACTACGAGGATTACTTCAAGATTAAATTCCCTTTGCCCAAGATAGACAACGTTGCCCTGCCCGATTTTTCAGCGGGCGCCATGGAGAATTGGGGCTTAATTACATACAG AGAGACTGCTATGTTATACCAAGACGGTGTCTCAACTAACAGTAACCAACAACGAGTAGCCACTGTAGTTGCTCACGAATTCGCTCACCAGTGGTTTGGAAATTTGGTGACCCCGAGTTGGTGGACAGATCTTTGGTTAAACGAAGGGTTTGCCTCTTATGTAGAATACATCGGTATGAACCAG GTAGAACCAACGTGGAAGGTTTTGGAACAATTTGTTGTTCACGATCTACAATCTGTCCTCGGATTGGATGCGTTGGAATCCTCGCACCCTATATCGATCCAAGTCGACAATCCCGATGAGATCAGCGAAATCTTTGACAGAATTTCGTACGAAAAAG GTGCTTCGATAATAAGAATGATGGACCATTTCCTCACCACCGATGTCTTCAAACAGGGTTTAACAAATTACCTGAACGGAAA GGCTTATCAAAGTGCCGAGCAGAATGATCTATGGGACGCTCTGACAAAACAGGCGCACAAGGATAAAGTACTGGATCCCGCGGTGACGATCAAAGAAATTATGGATACTTGGACGCTTCAGACTGGTTTTCCAGTGGTGACAGTCActcgaaattacaaaaatggcTCCGTAACGTTGATGCAG GAACGTTTTCTACTACGCAATGGTACTATGACAACCACGTCCGAGGCCGAGCCACTATGGTGGGTGCCAATCACGTACACGACCGAAAGTGAATTGGATTTCAATAAAACTCAGCCATCCGAATGGATGAAAGCCACGAAAACGATTACAAtgtcgaatttaaatttgaaccCGACCCAATGGGTAATCTTCAACGTATTGGAAACCG GATATTATAGAATCAACTATGACAGGACAAACTGGCAGATGATAATCCACCAATTGAACAAGGATTCCTTCAGAGACATATCAACGATCAACCGTGCTCAGTTGATCGACGACGCGTTGAATTTAGCGAGAGCTGGGAGATTGGATTACGCCACTGCGTTGGATGTCACGTCATACTTAGCTCACGAGACTGAATACTTGCCTTGGAAGGCTGCATTCACTGCCATGCACTACTTGGATGACATGTTGATCCAGATGCCAGGTTACGATAAGTTCCGA GTATATGTCTTGAAACTCCTTGACAACGTGTATAAGCAAGTTGGATTCAAGGATAACCCTGGAGATCCTCAGCTGACAGTTTTCACCCGCATCGACGTGCTGACTTGGGCTTGCAATTTCGGTCACGAGGACTGCGTACAAAATGCCATGAAGCAATTCCACAATTGGCGTAACACCCCAAATCCAAACAAGAATAACCC aatttcGCCGAATCTGAAGACGGTCGTTTACTGCACGGCCATTAGAGTTGGTGGGCAAACCGAATGGGACTTTGCTTGGCAAAGGTATCTGGAAACGAACGTTGGCTCCGAGAAGGATCTGCTTCTGAATGCACTCGGTTGCAGCAGGGACATCTGGCTTCTAAGTCGATACTTGGATTGGACGATCACTGGGAATTCGGGAATTAGGAAACAAGATGTTACTCGAGTTGTCAGTTCTGTCGCCAACAACAATATCGGACATTCACTAACATTCAACTTTCTCCGAAATAAGTGGTCACGTCTCAAAGAATA TTTCGGATCATCTTCGCTAACTATTACCAACATAGTAAAATCAGCAACCAGAGGCATAAACACCAGATGCGAGCTTAAAGAT TTGCTGGACTTTACGACAGAGCACAAAAACGAGCTAAGTAGCGCGGCGAGAACAGTGCACCAAGCGATCGAACAGTCGCAAGCCAACATACGATGGACAGAAGTCAATCACGTTACAATTAAAAACTGGTTAAAAAGGAACACTGCGTAA